The Oscillospiraceae bacterium genome contains a region encoding:
- the spoIIAB gene encoding anti-sigma F factor has protein sequence MKAKNMVKLSFYSRSVNEGFARGALAAFLAQADPTVPELADVKTAVSEAVTNCIVHAYPQGVGLVHLSVALYDEGLVRITVADKGVGIPDVEKAMQPMFTTGNPEERAGLGFAVMQSFMDKVRVTSAPGKGTRVVMSKRLASRG, from the coding sequence ATGAAAGCAAAAAATATGGTCAAGCTGAGCTTTTATTCCCGCAGTGTGAACGAGGGGTTTGCACGGGGGGCGCTGGCCGCCTTTTTGGCCCAGGCCGACCCGACGGTGCCGGAGCTGGCGGATGTGAAGACCGCTGTGAGCGAGGCGGTGACCAACTGCATTGTGCACGCCTACCCGCAGGGGGTGGGGCTTGTGCATTTGTCGGTAGCGCTGTACGACGAGGGCCTTGTGCGCATCACGGTGGCGGACAAGGGCGTGGGTATTCCCGATGTGGAAAAGGCCATGCAGCCCATGTTCACCACCGGCAACCCGGAAGAGCGGGCGGGCCTGGGCTTTGCGGTGATGCAGAGCTTTATGGATAAGGTGCGGGTCACTTCGGCCCCGGGAAAAGGGACCCGCGTGGTGATGAGCAAGCGCCTTGCGAGCCGGGGGTAA
- a CDS encoding peptidase M16, translated as MQRELIAPGVHLNAIPAEKFNRCRLSIHFRFPASREKATDHALLPLVLERGYAACPDMTALSRKLAKLYGAALTVETSMQGASRVLSISITGIKDRYALEGEALSAEYAAIAFGVAFEPYFEDGLFSREAVRIEKATLARQLESEINDKRLYCVRQARRKFYGDSPAGIERDGYLADLPAVTPETLTAAYRGMLSAAQIDVICLGADEAAVRAALLEKLAGTERAPAELPGNLFLPGQPAQRFEERMDLVQAKLCMMFTWNAPADPEDLNAFRLAMCLYGGGATSRLFLNVREKQSLCYYCGSRFASATACMMVDSGVEPGNTEKAEQAILKELDDLVNGPIQPEELEDARRSLLSGLNGVGDSLAGLENWYYTEILRGAGVHAPGEAASALAEVTAEDVRRLLAGFTHSVSYLVTAKEGAPHAE; from the coding sequence TTGCAACGTGAGCTCATTGCACCCGGCGTTCACCTGAACGCCATCCCGGCGGAAAAATTCAACCGCTGCCGCCTTTCGATCCATTTCCGGTTCCCCGCCAGCAGGGAAAAGGCCACGGATCACGCCTTGCTGCCCCTGGTTCTGGAGCGGGGTTATGCGGCCTGCCCGGACATGACCGCCCTGTCCCGCAAGCTGGCAAAGCTGTATGGCGCCGCGCTGACGGTGGAGACCAGCATGCAGGGCGCAAGCCGCGTGCTGAGCATCAGCATTACCGGCATTAAGGACCGGTATGCGCTGGAGGGGGAAGCCCTTTCGGCGGAATATGCGGCCATTGCGTTTGGAGTGGCCTTTGAGCCGTATTTTGAGGACGGGCTTTTCAGCAGGGAGGCGGTGCGGATCGAAAAGGCGACCCTGGCCCGCCAGCTTGAGAGCGAGATCAACGACAAGCGGCTTTACTGCGTGCGGCAGGCCCGCCGCAAATTTTACGGCGACAGCCCGGCGGGGATCGAGCGGGACGGCTACCTTGCCGACCTGCCCGCCGTGACGCCGGAAACGCTGACCGCCGCTTACCGCGGGATGCTCAGCGCCGCCCAGATCGACGTGATCTGCCTGGGGGCTGACGAGGCCGCCGTGCGCGCCGCCCTGCTGGAAAAGCTGGCCGGGACCGAGCGGGCCCCGGCAGAGCTGCCGGGCAACCTGTTTTTGCCCGGCCAGCCGGCACAGCGCTTTGAGGAGCGGATGGATCTGGTGCAGGCGAAGCTGTGCATGATGTTCACCTGGAATGCCCCCGCCGACCCGGAAGACCTGAACGCGTTCCGGCTGGCCATGTGCCTGTATGGGGGCGGGGCCACCAGCCGCCTGTTTTTGAACGTGCGCGAAAAGCAGAGCCTGTGCTATTACTGCGGCAGCCGGTTTGCCAGCGCCACCGCCTGCATGATGGTGGACAGCGGCGTGGAGCCGGGGAACACGGAGAAGGCCGAGCAGGCCATATTGAAAGAATTGGACGACCTGGTGAACGGCCCGATCCAGCCGGAAGAGCTGGAGGACGCGCGGCGGAGCCTGCTTTCGGGCCTGAACGGCGTGGGCGACAGCCTGGCCGGGCTGGAAAACTGGTATTACACCGAGATCCTGCGGGGGGCGGGGGTCCATGCGCCCGGGGAGGCGGCAAGCGCGCTGGCCGAAGTGACGGCGGAGGACGTGCGCCGCCTGCTGGCGGGCTTTACCCACTCGGTGAGTTATCTTGTTACCGCAAAGGAGGGCGCGCCCCATGCAGAATGA
- the apl gene encoding alkaline phosphatase-like protein has product MQQTVTELIGRFGYWGVFFLIFIENIFPPIPSEVILLFGGALTLSTAMEVPGVVAAATFGSLAGAIALYALGRALGLERLKKLFAGRLGRILHFHPEQVDQAFGWFGRYQNRAVFICRCVPVVRSLISIPAGCNKMGLPLFLLLTALGSAVWNTVLAWLGALLGTAWERALPYLTRYSRIILIVCILALAGYLIWMALGRKRPKE; this is encoded by the coding sequence ATGCAGCAGACGGTGACCGAATTGATTGGCCGGTTTGGCTATTGGGGCGTTTTTTTTCTGATCTTTATTGAGAATATTTTCCCGCCGATCCCCTCGGAGGTAATCCTGCTGTTTGGAGGGGCGCTTACCCTGAGCACGGCCATGGAGGTGCCGGGGGTTGTGGCGGCGGCCACCTTCGGCTCGCTGGCCGGGGCAATCGCGCTGTATGCGCTGGGGAGGGCGCTGGGGCTGGAGCGGCTGAAAAAGCTGTTTGCGGGGCGGCTGGGGCGCATCCTGCATTTCCACCCTGAGCAGGTGGATCAGGCGTTTGGCTGGTTTGGGCGGTACCAGAACCGGGCGGTGTTCATCTGCCGCTGCGTGCCGGTGGTGCGCAGCCTCATCTCGATCCCCGCGGGGTGCAACAAGATGGGCCTGCCCTTGTTTTTACTGCTGACGGCCCTGGGCAGCGCGGTGTGGAATACGGTGCTGGCGTGGCTGGGCGCGCTGCTGGGCACTGCCTGGGAGAGGGCGCTGCCCTACCTGACCCGCTACTCCCGGATCATTTTGATCGTGTGTATCCTGGCACTGGCGGGCTACCTGATCTGGATGGCGCTGGGGCGCAAACGCCCGAAAGAATAG
- the sigF gene encoding RNA polymerase sigma factor: MPTKLGPREEFIQNNLGLVHACAGRFRGRGIEYDDLYSAGCMGLVKAYDGFDEERGVQFSTYAVPVILGEIKKLFRDGGTVKVSRSVKELGLKVGAARERLLKATGAEPTVGQLAQLLGERPEQVALAIQASQPALSLTPVSEEDGGRELDIPVESPEEELADRISLQEVLAGLPPEDRTLIFLRFFSGKTQSETAKVLGTTQVQISRRERKILKHMRGQLLTE; encoded by the coding sequence GTGCCGACCAAATTGGGCCCGCGGGAAGAATTTATACAAAACAATCTGGGGCTGGTGCACGCCTGCGCGGGGAGGTTCCGGGGCAGAGGCATTGAGTACGACGATCTGTATTCCGCCGGCTGCATGGGCCTAGTGAAGGCCTACGACGGGTTTGACGAGGAGCGGGGGGTACAGTTTTCCACCTATGCGGTGCCGGTGATCCTGGGCGAGATCAAAAAGCTGTTCCGGGACGGGGGCACGGTAAAGGTGAGCCGCTCGGTAAAGGAGCTGGGCCTGAAGGTGGGAGCGGCGCGGGAGCGTTTGCTGAAAGCCACAGGGGCCGAACCCACCGTGGGGCAACTGGCCCAGCTGCTGGGGGAGCGGCCGGAACAGGTGGCGCTGGCGATTCAGGCCAGCCAGCCGGCGCTGTCGCTCACGCCGGTGAGCGAAGAGGACGGGGGACGGGAGCTGGATATCCCGGTGGAATCGCCCGAGGAGGAACTGGCCGACCGCATCAGCCTGCAGGAGGTGCTGGCGGGGCTGCCGCCCGAGGACCGGACCCTGATCTTTTTGCGCTTTTTCTCGGGCAAGACCCAGAGCGAAACAGCCAAGGTTCTGGGGACCACCCAGGTGCAGATCTCGCGCAGGGAGCGCAAAATATTAAAACATATGCGGGGGCAGCTGCTGACGGAATAA
- a CDS encoding ABC transporter ATP-binding protein produces MIQAEHLTKRYGSHLAVDDISFTVKEGTVYGLLGPNGAGKSTTMNILTGYISASSGSVSIDGHDILEEPAAAKACVGYLPEQPPLYPDMTPAEYLAFAAELKKVKRADRAGQIRAAMQRTGVQEVEHRLIKNLSKGYRQRVGLAAALLGEPKVIILDEPTVGLDPAQVIEIRELITELGKEHTVILSSHILSEVSALCDEVLILAQGRLAAQGTPAELADALGGRTTLKLTALGEAGKVLAALEGLAGVQSAELTGEANGETSLRLTAEEGNDLRAAVSAALAAAGCPVLALTTEALSLEEVFLQLTAQEPEEEAESAAAPKAQEAGPDEAQPGGAEETGQEPEDGGPENAPLDGTARQEQAAEPAPEEKKKGE; encoded by the coding sequence TTGATCCAGGCAGAGCATTTGACCAAGCGCTACGGCAGCCACCTGGCGGTGGACGATATCTCGTTCACCGTGAAGGAGGGTACCGTATACGGGCTGCTGGGCCCCAACGGGGCGGGCAAATCCACCACCATGAACATTCTCACCGGCTATATTTCGGCCAGCAGCGGCAGCGTTTCGATTGACGGACACGACATTTTGGAGGAGCCGGCCGCGGCCAAGGCCTGCGTGGGGTACCTGCCGGAGCAGCCGCCCCTGTACCCGGATATGACCCCCGCCGAGTACCTTGCGTTTGCGGCTGAGCTGAAAAAGGTAAAGCGTGCGGACCGGGCCGGGCAGATCCGGGCGGCCATGCAGCGCACCGGCGTGCAGGAGGTGGAGCACCGGCTGATCAAGAACCTGTCGAAGGGATACCGGCAGAGGGTCGGCCTGGCGGCGGCGCTGCTGGGCGAGCCTAAGGTCATTATTCTGGATGAGCCCACGGTGGGGTTGGACCCGGCCCAGGTGATCGAGATCCGCGAGCTTATTACCGAGCTGGGCAAAGAGCACACGGTTATTTTGTCGAGCCATATTCTGAGCGAGGTGAGCGCTTTGTGCGACGAGGTGCTGATCCTGGCCCAGGGACGGCTGGCCGCACAGGGAACACCGGCCGAACTGGCGGACGCGCTGGGAGGAAGGACGACCCTGAAGCTTACCGCGCTGGGGGAGGCGGGCAAGGTGCTGGCCGCGCTGGAGGGCCTGGCGGGCGTGCAGAGCGCCGAGCTAACGGGAGAGGCGAACGGCGAGACCAGCCTGCGCCTTACGGCGGAGGAAGGGAACGATCTGCGCGCGGCCGTGAGCGCGGCGCTGGCGGCGGCGGGCTGCCCGGTTCTGGCCCTTACCACCGAGGCCCTGAGCCTGGAGGAGGTGTTCTTGCAGCTCACCGCCCAGGAGCCGGAGGAAGAGGCGGAGAGCGCCGCCGCGCCAAAGGCGCAGGAAGCCGGGCCGGATGAAGCGCAGCCCGGGGGCGCGGAGGAAACGGGACAAGAGCCGGAGGACGGCGGGCCGGAGAATGCCCCCCTGGACGGCACGGCGCGGCAGGAGCAAGCCGCGGAACCTGCCCCGGAAGAAAAGAAAAAGGGGGAATGA
- a CDS encoding peptidase: protein MQNDAMQAVRRAAACETIKLDCGLTVLVRPMPGYSGVHAIYGTRFGSIDLDFEVDGKAVHLPAGVAHFLEHKMFESEDGDAFAKYAKTGASANAYTSFDKTCYLFTATQQVDESLDILLSMVGEPYFTEATIAKEQGIIGQEIKMYDDSPDWRIMTALFQCLYHSHPIRHDIAGTVESIAEITPEMLYDCCRAFYSPGNMVLAAAGNVTAEQVLAACERAKLPARPVSMRRLQSPEPPTVARERMEFSMPLAKACLGVGFKEAPVQGAKAEVICDMLTELICGGMTPLYRRLYDEGLVNPGFDGEFLLLEGCCCFLFTGETDQPETVRQLLLDEIARLRAEGVDGELFTLCKNQMYGEMLQDLENIEDAATALAGSFFRRRALAEEIEALASLTKAEVDEALQGMLCEDRSATVVIRPEKEDKA, encoded by the coding sequence ATGCAGAATGACGCCATGCAGGCCGTGCGGCGGGCCGCCGCCTGCGAAACCATAAAGCTGGACTGCGGGCTTACCGTGCTGGTGCGGCCCATGCCGGGCTACAGCGGGGTACACGCCATTTACGGCACCCGTTTTGGGTCCATTGATCTGGATTTTGAGGTGGACGGCAAGGCGGTGCATCTGCCCGCGGGCGTCGCGCACTTTTTGGAGCACAAGATGTTCGAGAGCGAGGACGGCGACGCCTTTGCAAAATACGCAAAGACCGGGGCCTCGGCCAACGCATACACCAGCTTTGACAAGACCTGCTACCTGTTCACCGCCACCCAGCAGGTGGACGAGAGCCTGGATATCCTGCTGTCGATGGTGGGGGAACCCTATTTTACCGAGGCGACCATTGCCAAGGAGCAGGGGATTATTGGCCAGGAAATAAAAATGTACGACGACAGCCCGGACTGGCGCATCATGACCGCGCTGTTCCAGTGCCTGTACCACAGCCACCCCATCCGGCATGATATTGCGGGCACGGTGGAAAGCATTGCCGAGATCACCCCCGAAATGCTGTACGATTGCTGCCGCGCTTTTTACAGCCCGGGCAACATGGTGCTGGCGGCGGCCGGAAACGTGACGGCCGAACAGGTGCTGGCGGCCTGTGAGCGGGCAAAGCTGCCTGCCCGGCCGGTGAGCATGCGCCGCCTGCAGAGCCCGGAGCCGCCCACAGTGGCCCGGGAGCGTATGGAATTCAGCATGCCGCTGGCAAAGGCGTGCCTGGGGGTGGGCTTTAAGGAGGCGCCGGTGCAGGGGGCGAAGGCCGAGGTCATCTGCGATATGCTGACCGAGCTGATCTGCGGCGGCATGACCCCTTTGTACCGCAGGCTGTACGACGAGGGGCTTGTGAACCCCGGCTTTGACGGGGAATTTTTGCTGCTGGAGGGCTGCTGCTGCTTTTTGTTCACCGGCGAAACCGACCAGCCGGAAACGGTGCGGCAGCTTTTGCTGGACGAGATCGCGCGGCTGCGCGCCGAAGGGGTGGACGGGGAGCTGTTTACCCTGTGCAAAAATCAGATGTACGGCGAGATGCTGCAGGACCTGGAAAACATTGAGGATGCCGCCACGGCCCTGGCGGGGAGCTTTTTCCGCCGGCGCGCGCTGGCGGAGGAGATCGAGGCGCTGGCCAGCCTGACCAAGGCCGAGGTGGATGAGGCGCTGCAGGGCATGCTGTGCGAGGACCGCAGCGCCACGGTGGTCATCCGCCCCGAAAAGGAGGACAAAGCATGA
- a CDS encoding bifunctional folylpolyglutamate synthase/dihydrofolate synthase: MQTALEWLQALPRLAGEPGLDRMRALLAALGEPQKNCRYVQIAGTNGKGTVAALTANILWRAGYKTGLTVSPYVLEFRERFQIDGEMIPQETLEQLAGEVRAAAARCPEPPVQFEAVTAVALLWFSREQCELAVLETGLGGRFDATNAVENTLVAAITRIDLDHTELLGDTVARIAAEKAGIIKPGCTVVTYPVQEKEALQVIAAECIKKKADLIAPAPEDFTFLKSGSFENRFDYGGYQVSLPFPGAHQACNAAMAVEIALALWRQGYAISDEAILAGLESAKFPARIEVLRRAPLVVLDGCHNPSGAAVLAATLKAHHPEKPAAVLGVMADKAVDRLLAALAPAFSAVYTVTPATPRAMQAQELARRAEPLLPPGKVRACADLSQALDLALMQPQGAVICGSLYLAAEARPLLLARLEKTADGLP, translated from the coding sequence ATGCAAACTGCCCTGGAATGGCTGCAGGCCCTGCCGCGCCTTGCGGGAGAGCCGGGCCTGGACCGGATGCGCGCGCTGCTGGCGGCCCTTGGCGAGCCGCAGAAAAATTGCAGGTATGTGCAGATTGCAGGTACGAACGGCAAAGGAACAGTGGCGGCGCTTACCGCGAATATTTTGTGGAGGGCCGGGTACAAGACCGGGCTTACCGTGTCGCCCTATGTGCTGGAATTCCGCGAGCGCTTTCAGATCGACGGCGAGATGATCCCGCAGGAAACGCTGGAACAGCTTGCAGGCGAGGTGCGGGCGGCCGCCGCCCGCTGCCCCGAGCCGCCGGTGCAATTTGAGGCGGTGACGGCGGTGGCGCTGCTTTGGTTCAGCCGGGAGCAATGCGAGCTGGCGGTGCTGGAAACCGGGCTGGGCGGCCGGTTCGACGCCACCAACGCGGTGGAAAATACGCTGGTGGCAGCCATTACCCGGATCGACCTGGACCACACCGAGCTGCTGGGCGATACCGTTGCCCGGATCGCGGCTGAAAAGGCGGGGATCATCAAGCCCGGGTGCACGGTGGTGACCTACCCGGTGCAGGAAAAAGAGGCGCTGCAGGTGATCGCGGCCGAGTGCATCAAGAAAAAGGCAGACCTGATCGCGCCGGCCCCGGAGGACTTTACATTTTTAAAAAGCGGCAGCTTTGAAAACCGCTTTGACTACGGCGGGTACCAGGTGAGCCTGCCGTTCCCGGGCGCGCACCAGGCCTGCAATGCGGCGATGGCGGTGGAGATCGCGCTGGCGCTTTGGCGGCAGGGATACGCCATTTCGGACGAGGCGATCCTGGCGGGGCTGGAAAGCGCAAAATTTCCCGCCCGGATCGAAGTGCTGCGGCGGGCCCCGCTGGTGGTGCTGGACGGCTGCCACAACCCCTCGGGCGCGGCGGTGCTGGCCGCAACGCTGAAAGCGCACCACCCGGAAAAGCCGGCGGCGGTGCTGGGGGTGATGGCCGACAAGGCTGTGGACCGCCTGCTGGCCGCGCTGGCCCCCGCTTTCAGCGCCGTTTACACCGTGACCCCGGCCACCCCCCGCGCGATGCAGGCACAGGAGCTGGCAAGGCGCGCGGAGCCGCTGCTGCCCCCCGGAAAGGTGCGCGCCTGCGCGGACCTTTCGCAGGCGCTGGACCTGGCGCTTATGCAGCCTCAAGGAGCGGTGATCTGCGGCTCGCTTTACCTTGCGGCCGAGGCCCGGCCCCTGCTTTTGGCACGCCTGGAAAAGACTGCGGATGGGCTGCCTTGA